One region of Chryseobacterium sp. C-71 genomic DNA includes:
- a CDS encoding dihydrolipoamide acetyltransferase family protein, producing MAEYKLLLPSMGEGVMEATVITWLFNEGDQVKEDDSVVEIATDKVDSDVPTPVSGKIIKILKQKDEVAKVGEAIAILEIEGEGGSTASEEVKTETSAPDAETIKAIEEPLNPTATSHVEFSGDLYLSPLVKSIAQQENISESELKTIKGSGLEGRITKEDILAHVSNRGNQPQQAVQQQAVPVQAASTPPAVTSAPASTISVAAGDEIIPMDRMRKIIAENMVKAKHIAPHVTSFIETDVTNVVKWRAKNKDMFEKREGEKLTFMPIFVKAIVKAIQDFPMINVSINGDNIIKKKNINIGMATALPDGNLIVPVIKNADQLSLSGLAKAINDLAYRARNKKLRPEDTQGATYTISNVGSFGNLMGTPIIPQPQVAIMAIGAIVKKPAVLETKDGDVIAIRQLMFMSHSYDHRVVDGSLGGMMLKHVHDYLQNWDLNTEI from the coding sequence ATGGCAGAATACAAATTATTGCTTCCTTCTATGGGTGAAGGCGTGATGGAAGCTACGGTGATCACTTGGTTATTCAATGAAGGCGATCAGGTAAAAGAAGATGATTCGGTAGTAGAAATTGCAACAGACAAGGTAGATTCGGATGTACCAACACCGGTTTCGGGGAAAATCATAAAGATCCTTAAACAAAAAGACGAAGTTGCAAAAGTAGGTGAAGCCATCGCTATTTTAGAGATTGAAGGAGAAGGCGGAAGTACAGCTTCTGAAGAAGTAAAAACTGAAACTTCAGCTCCTGATGCAGAAACCATTAAAGCAATCGAAGAGCCTTTGAATCCAACAGCTACTTCTCACGTAGAATTTTCGGGAGACCTTTATTTATCTCCACTAGTAAAATCTATCGCTCAACAGGAAAATATTTCTGAATCTGAATTAAAAACGATCAAAGGAAGCGGTTTAGAAGGAAGAATTACCAAAGAAGATATTCTAGCACACGTTTCCAACAGAGGAAATCAGCCACAACAAGCAGTTCAGCAACAAGCGGTTCCGGTTCAGGCAGCTTCTACTCCACCAGCAGTAACTTCAGCTCCGGCTTCTACAATTTCTGTAGCTGCAGGTGACGAAATCATTCCTATGGACAGAATGAGAAAAATCATCGCTGAAAACATGGTGAAAGCAAAACATATTGCTCCACACGTTACTTCTTTTATCGAAACTGACGTAACCAACGTTGTAAAATGGAGAGCAAAAAACAAAGATATGTTCGAAAAACGTGAAGGTGAAAAATTGACTTTCATGCCAATTTTCGTGAAAGCTATTGTGAAAGCAATTCAGGATTTCCCGATGATCAACGTTTCTATCAATGGTGACAATATCATCAAGAAGAAAAATATCAACATCGGTATGGCAACTGCTTTACCAGACGGAAACCTTATCGTTCCTGTAATTAAAAATGCGGATCAATTATCACTTTCTGGCTTAGCAAAAGCGATCAACGATTTAGCTTACAGAGCAAGAAACAAAAAATTAAGACCAGAAGATACTCAAGGCGCTACATACACGATTTCTAATGTAGGAAGCTTCGGAAATTTAATGGGAACACCTATTATTCCTCAGCCTCAGGTTGCAATTATGGCAATTGGAGCTATCGTTAAAAAACCTGCAGTTCTTGAAACTAAGGATGGTGATGTAATCGCTATCCGTCAGTTGATGTTCATGTCTCACTCTTATGATCACAGAGTGGTAGACGGTTCTCTAGGTGGAATGATGTTGAAGCATGTTCATGATTACCTTCAAAACTGGGATTTGAACACTGAAATATAA
- the ffh gene encoding signal recognition particle protein: protein MFNSLQDKLDKALHNLSGRGKITEINVAETVKEIRRALVDADVNYKVAKDLTKRVQDKALGENVLTSLTPGQLMTKIVHDELVGLMGGSQEGINLSGKPSVILIAGLQGSGKTTFSGKLANYLKTKRSKKPLLVACDVYRPAAIDQLKVLGGQIGVPVYTEEGATNPSTIAENAISFAKSNGHDVVIVDTAGRLAIDEQMMNEIKSVHYFIKPNETLFVVDSMTGQDAVNTAKAFNDALNFDGVVLTKLDGDTRGGAALTIRSVVEKPIKFISTGEKMEALDLFYPERMADRILGMGDVVSLVERAQEQFDEEEAKKLHKKIAKNEFGFDDFLKQINQIKKMGNMKDLMGMIPGVGKAIKDVEISDDAFKHIEAIIHSMTPDERRRPSIINTQRKNRIAKGAGRKIEDVNALMKQFDQMGKMMKMMQGPQGKQMMQMMSKMPNMPGMGGMFGK from the coding sequence ATGTTCAATAGTTTACAGGATAAATTAGACAAAGCACTTCACAATCTTTCCGGACGTGGAAAAATTACCGAAATCAACGTTGCGGAAACCGTAAAAGAGATTCGTAGAGCATTGGTAGATGCCGATGTTAACTATAAAGTTGCGAAAGATTTAACCAAAAGAGTTCAGGATAAAGCTTTAGGAGAAAACGTTCTTACTTCGCTTACTCCCGGACAATTGATGACAAAAATTGTTCATGATGAATTGGTAGGTTTGATGGGTGGATCTCAGGAAGGAATTAATCTTTCAGGAAAACCTTCTGTAATCCTTATCGCAGGTCTTCAGGGTTCTGGTAAAACTACTTTTTCTGGGAAGCTTGCTAATTATTTAAAAACAAAAAGATCTAAAAAACCTTTGTTGGTTGCCTGTGATGTTTACCGTCCGGCTGCAATTGATCAGTTGAAAGTTCTTGGCGGACAAATCGGAGTTCCGGTTTATACAGAAGAAGGTGCTACAAATCCTTCTACTATTGCTGAAAATGCAATCAGTTTTGCTAAATCTAACGGTCACGATGTAGTAATCGTCGATACAGCAGGTCGTTTGGCGATTGACGAGCAGATGATGAACGAAATTAAATCTGTTCATTATTTCATTAAACCAAACGAAACTCTATTCGTGGTTGACTCAATGACTGGTCAGGATGCTGTGAACACAGCGAAAGCATTTAATGATGCTTTAAATTTTGACGGAGTTGTTTTAACCAAATTAGATGGTGACACTCGTGGTGGAGCTGCTCTTACGATTCGTTCAGTAGTTGAAAAACCAATCAAATTTATCTCTACCGGAGAAAAAATGGAAGCTTTAGATCTTTTCTACCCAGAAAGGATGGCAGACAGAATCTTGGGAATGGGAGACGTTGTTTCCTTGGTAGAAAGAGCTCAGGAACAATTTGACGAAGAGGAAGCAAAAAAACTTCACAAGAAAATCGCTAAAAACGAATTTGGTTTTGATGATTTCTTAAAGCAAATCAACCAGATCAAGAAAATGGGTAACATGAAAGACTTGATGGGAATGATTCCGGGAGTTGGAAAAGCCATTAAAGACGTTGAGATTAGCGATGATGCATTCAAACATATCGAAGCGATTATTCATTCTATGACTCCTGACGAAAGAAGAAGACCTTCTATCATCAATACGCAGAGAAAAAACAGAATTGCTAAAGGTGCAGGAAGAAAAATCGAAGATGTAAACGCATTGATGAAACAGTTTGACCAAATGGGGAAAATGATGAAAATGATGCAGGGACCGCAAGGAAAACAAATGATGCAGATGATGAGCAAAATGCCAAATATGCCAGGAATGGGCGGAATGTTCGGGAAATAA
- a CDS encoding S-adenosyl-l-methionine hydroxide adenosyltransferase family protein, translating to MSIITLTSDFGRLDYRVSAMKGKILSLNPEVNSIDISHDIQAYNLIQTSYIVRNAYRYFPKGTIHILAVDSFFHKSRKNILYKADGSYFLAADNGLLSLIFFDIKPEAIYEITLNNRFDDVVNFTSTDVFVPVAVHLANGGLPEVIGRKIETTKQLLFPKPVYNEPEKMIIGEVMYIDNFGNIISNISQEFFETLAKGFEKFTIKFRNLSLSKIYSSHTEVVSDWDRETEYHGQSAAIFNDSQQLELTIYKGSKKNGAKTLFGLNVGENIYIEFF from the coding sequence ATGTCAATCATTACCCTCACCTCAGATTTCGGACGTTTAGATTACAGAGTTTCGGCTATGAAAGGGAAAATTCTGTCTTTGAATCCTGAAGTCAACAGTATCGATATCAGTCATGATATTCAGGCATATAACCTTATTCAGACCTCTTATATTGTAAGAAATGCGTACCGTTATTTCCCAAAAGGCACGATTCACATTTTAGCAGTTGACAGCTTTTTTCATAAATCGAGAAAAAATATTTTATACAAAGCCGACGGATCTTATTTTCTTGCGGCAGACAACGGATTGCTTAGTTTGATTTTTTTTGATATTAAACCTGAAGCGATTTACGAAATTACACTCAACAACAGATTTGATGACGTAGTCAATTTCACTTCGACTGATGTTTTCGTTCCTGTTGCGGTACATTTGGCAAACGGCGGACTTCCGGAAGTAATCGGAAGAAAAATTGAGACCACAAAACAGCTTTTATTTCCAAAACCGGTCTATAATGAGCCCGAAAAGATGATTATTGGGGAAGTAATGTACATTGACAATTTCGGAAACATAATATCAAATATCAGTCAGGAATTCTTTGAAACTTTAGCGAAAGGTTTCGAAAAATTCACTATAAAGTTCAGAAATTTGAGTTTATCGAAAATATACTCAAGCCACACCGAAGTTGTATCCGATTGGGACAGAGAAACCGAATACCACGGGCAATCTGCAGCAATTTTTAACGACAGCCAACAGCTTGAATTGACCATTTATAAAGGCAGTAAAAAGAACGGTGCCAAAACCCTTTTCGGATTAAACGTCGGAGAAAATATTTACATCGAATTTTTCTAA
- a CDS encoding thioredoxin family protein, producing the protein MKNISKNLAILSFLTLGSTVFAQDIKETSSNVKNSNDKALIVSPEQIAEQEAKKKAALAEKAKLPKPYDAKANAEKDIENLVAKAKKENKNIMIQAGGNWCIWCLRFNQYVQTAPELKKLVDDNYLYYHLNYSPENKNEKVFSKYGNPGDEFGYPVFIVLDQNGKMIHVQKSDVLEENKGYSLEKVKEFFKSWTTKS; encoded by the coding sequence ATGAAAAACATATCAAAAAATTTAGCAATTCTCAGTTTTCTTACATTAGGAAGTACTGTATTTGCTCAAGATATAAAAGAAACAAGCTCAAATGTTAAAAACTCTAACGACAAAGCGCTTATCGTATCACCCGAACAAATTGCCGAGCAAGAAGCAAAAAAGAAAGCAGCACTAGCTGAAAAAGCTAAGTTGCCAAAACCGTATGACGCTAAAGCCAATGCTGAAAAAGACATCGAAAATTTGGTAGCAAAAGCGAAAAAGGAAAATAAGAACATTATGATTCAGGCAGGAGGGAACTGGTGTATCTGGTGTTTAAGATTTAACCAATACGTTCAGACAGCTCCGGAATTGAAGAAGTTAGTCGATGATAATTATTTGTATTATCACCTGAATTATTCACCGGAGAATAAAAACGAGAAAGTTTTTTCTAAATACGGAAACCCCGGTGATGAATTTGGTTATCCGGTATTCATTGTTTTAGATCAAAACGGAAAGATGATTCATGTGCAGAAAAGTGATGTTTTGGAAGAAAATAAAGGCTACAGTTTAGAAAAAGTAAAAGAGTTTTTCAAAAGCTGGACAACAAAATCATAA
- the rpsF gene encoding 30S ribosomal protein S6: MNNYETVFILTPVLSDAQVEEAVKKFEDLIKEKNCEIVTRENWGLKKLAYPIQLKKNGFYTLIEFKGEGTVVADLELAFKRDERVIRYLTTKLDKHAVEYAVTRRSKLKASRA; this comes from the coding sequence ATGAACAATTACGAAACTGTTTTCATTTTAACTCCCGTTCTATCTGATGCTCAGGTGGAGGAAGCAGTGAAAAAATTTGAAGATCTTATCAAAGAAAAAAACTGTGAGATTGTCACTAGAGAAAATTGGGGATTGAAGAAATTAGCTTATCCAATTCAATTAAAAAAGAATGGATTCTACACTTTAATCGAGTTTAAAGGTGAAGGAACTGTAGTTGCTGACTTAGAATTGGCATTCAAACGTGACGAAAGAGTAATTCGTTACCTTACTACAAAACTAGACAAGCACGCTGTAGAGTACGCTGTAACTAGAAGATCTAAACTTAAAGCTTCAAGAGCTTAA
- a CDS encoding outer membrane beta-barrel protein: protein MKKLLIASAVALFGLSNAQIAKGTVYLSGSVGYSQEETNNGNTKSENFNVLPTAGFFVAPNLAVGLGIGFQTQKDTNISTTTTPLSTTVNTLEEKYPAFVVAPFVRKYWTLSDKLYFFGQLAVPMQFGKAEVENSSVTTTATTTSTSSISSEAKYTSVGVTVKPGLDYFLNKNWTIEATIGEFGYNNFKPKGGDATNNYSFGLNLANVGIGVKYVFAK from the coding sequence ATGAAAAAATTATTAATTGCAAGTGCTGTTGCACTTTTCGGTTTATCAAACGCTCAGATCGCTAAAGGAACTGTATATTTGTCAGGATCTGTTGGTTATTCTCAAGAAGAAACTAACAACGGAAACACAAAATCAGAAAACTTTAACGTACTTCCTACAGCTGGATTTTTCGTAGCACCAAACTTAGCAGTAGGTTTAGGAATTGGTTTCCAAACTCAAAAGGATACTAATATTTCAACTACTACTACTCCTTTATCAACTACAGTAAACACTTTAGAAGAAAAATATCCTGCATTTGTTGTAGCTCCTTTCGTAAGAAAATACTGGACTTTATCTGATAAATTATATTTCTTCGGTCAGTTAGCTGTACCAATGCAATTCGGAAAAGCTGAAGTTGAAAATTCTTCTGTAACTACTACTGCAACTACTACTTCTACTTCTTCTATTTCTTCAGAAGCTAAGTATACTTCTGTTGGTGTAACTGTAAAACCAGGTTTAGATTATTTCTTAAACAAAAACTGGACTATTGAAGCTACAATTGGAGAATTCGGTTACAATAACTTTAAGCCAAAAGGTGGTGATGCTACAAACAACTATAGCTTCGGTTTAAACCTTGCTAACGTAGGTATCGGTGTTAAATATGTATTTGCTAAGTAA
- a CDS encoding PhoH family protein, translated as MFELTYDLEGIDAKNFYGVNNQYFNLIKSSFPTLKITGRDHHIFAMGNQEALDIFKQKLDDITSFISKNNSIGLKDVENFLNLKDETEKHFVFDQDIIVKGVNGKIIKAKTTNLKKLVKETEKKDMVFAIGPAGTGKTYTSVALAARALRDKEVKRIVLTRPAVEAGESLGFLPGDLKEKLDPYLQPLYDALRDMIPHEKLEGFIEKKIIEVAPLAFMRGRTLDDAFVILDEAQNTTHAQMKMFLTRMGMNAKFIITGDPTQIDLPPKQHSGLKEAMRILKDVKEIGFVYLTEEDVVRHPVVKKIILAYNEEDKKTRE; from the coding sequence ATGTTTGAATTAACGTACGATCTTGAAGGTATTGATGCAAAAAACTTTTACGGAGTTAATAACCAATATTTCAATTTAATAAAATCCAGCTTTCCAACCCTTAAAATTACCGGAAGAGACCATCACATCTTTGCGATGGGTAATCAGGAAGCTCTTGATATATTTAAACAAAAACTAGACGATATCACTTCGTTCATTTCTAAAAACAATTCTATCGGACTTAAAGACGTTGAAAATTTCCTTAATCTGAAAGACGAAACTGAGAAGCATTTTGTGTTTGATCAGGATATTATCGTGAAAGGAGTTAATGGAAAAATTATCAAAGCAAAAACTACCAACCTTAAAAAACTCGTGAAAGAAACTGAGAAAAAAGACATGGTTTTCGCTATTGGTCCTGCAGGAACGGGTAAAACGTATACTAGTGTTGCTTTGGCTGCAAGAGCTTTGAGAGACAAAGAAGTCAAAAGAATTGTATTGACAAGACCTGCCGTAGAAGCAGGGGAGAGCCTTGGGTTTTTACCGGGAGATTTGAAAGAAAAATTAGATCCTTATTTACAGCCTCTATATGATGCGCTTCGAGATATGATTCCACATGAAAAACTGGAAGGTTTTATAGAAAAGAAGATCATCGAAGTTGCTCCACTTGCATTTATGAGAGGGCGAACGTTGGATGATGCCTTTGTAATCCTAGATGAAGCACAGAATACAACCCACGCTCAGATGAAAATGTTTCTGACGAGAATGGGGATGAATGCTAAATTTATCATCACAGGAGATCCTACACAGATTGATTTGCCTCCAAAACAACATTCGGGTTTAAAAGAAGCCATGCGGATTTTGAAAGATGTGAAAGAGATTGGTTTTGTGTATTTAACGGAAGAAGACGTGGTACGTCATCCGGTGGTGAAAAAAATCATTTTGGCCTACAACGAAGAAGATAAGAAAACCAGAGAATAA
- the rplI gene encoding 50S ribosomal protein L9, producing the protein MEIILKKDVENLGLEFDTVNVKPGYARNFLLPQGIALLATPKNKATLEATLEARKEEEAKLVAAANAVVDQLKKTSITIPAKVGSGDKLFGSINNADLSAALAKAGVQVEKKYIKIPGNTIKRTGKVTAVVRLHRNVEYNFEFDVVSDAPVEAPKPAAPKKVAVEETPSEEA; encoded by the coding sequence ATGGAAATTATCCTTAAAAAAGACGTAGAAAATTTAGGTCTTGAATTCGATACAGTAAATGTAAAACCAGGTTACGCAAGAAACTTCTTGTTACCTCAAGGAATCGCTCTTTTAGCTACACCAAAAAACAAAGCTACTTTAGAAGCTACTTTGGAAGCTAGAAAAGAAGAAGAAGCTAAATTGGTTGCTGCTGCAAACGCTGTAGTAGATCAATTGAAGAAAACTTCTATCACTATTCCTGCTAAAGTAGGTTCTGGTGACAAATTATTCGGATCTATCAACAATGCAGATCTTTCTGCAGCATTGGCTAAAGCTGGTGTACAAGTTGAGAAGAAATACATCAAAATCCCAGGAAACACGATTAAGAGAACTGGTAAAGTAACTGCAGTAGTTAGACTTCACAGAAATGTAGAGTACAACTTCGAGTTTGATGTAGTATCTGATGCTCCGGTAGAAGCTCCTAAACCAGCTGCTCCTAAAAAAGTTGCAGTAGAAGAAACTCCTTCTGAAGAAGCTTAA
- a CDS encoding porin family protein produces the protein MKKLLLVASVVLMGGITKAQEVRFGAKAGYSLSMLKAEGEGESYKFDSKSTFYAGGLVEYKFNDKFGIQGEVLYSPIGGKQEESVSYTEMGITVTGSQKSDWKFGTVQIPVSAKYFATENLAFGLGLNVGIVTSAKVEVSATLSGSGMGESFSESTSTTEDVKSEINTLNLAPFVGAEYTLENGLFFDARYNLGVSNLIKNPEGNETLKNSFLQVGVGFKFGGN, from the coding sequence ATGAAAAAATTATTATTGGTTGCTTCTGTCGTTTTGATGGGAGGTATTACAAAAGCTCAAGAAGTGAGATTTGGAGCTAAAGCAGGTTATTCGTTATCAATGTTAAAAGCTGAAGGAGAAGGAGAATCATATAAATTTGATTCAAAATCTACTTTTTATGCTGGTGGTTTAGTTGAGTATAAATTCAACGATAAATTTGGTATACAGGGTGAAGTACTTTATTCTCCAATTGGAGGCAAGCAGGAAGAATCTGTTTCTTACACTGAAATGGGAATTACGGTAACAGGAAGTCAAAAATCAGATTGGAAATTTGGCACTGTGCAAATACCTGTAAGTGCTAAGTATTTTGCTACAGAAAATTTGGCTTTTGGATTAGGTCTTAATGTAGGAATTGTTACATCAGCAAAGGTAGAAGTAAGTGCAACATTATCAGGATCTGGTATGGGTGAATCATTTTCAGAATCTACAAGTACAACTGAAGATGTAAAAAGTGAGATTAACACTTTAAACTTAGCGCCTTTTGTTGGAGCTGAATACACATTAGAAAATGGATTATTTTTTGATGCTAGATATAACTTAGGCGTGTCAAATCTTATTAAAAATCCAGAAGGAAATGAAACATTGAAAAACAGCTTCTTACAAGTTGGTGTAGGTTTTAAATTCGGAGGAAACTAA
- the rpsR gene encoding 30S ribosomal protein S18: MAIDDMAKQASAGGESEVKFLTPLDINTKTDKKYCRFKKFGIKHVDYKDADFLLQFVNEQGKILPRRYTGTSLKYQRKVSSAIKRARHLAMMPYVADLLK; the protein is encoded by the coding sequence ATGGCAATAGATGATATGGCTAAACAAGCCTCTGCTGGAGGTGAATCTGAAGTAAAATTCCTTACTCCACTTGATATCAATACAAAAACTGATAAAAAGTACTGTAGATTCAAAAAATTCGGAATCAAGCACGTTGATTACAAAGACGCTGATTTCTTATTACAGTTCGTGAACGAACAAGGTAAAATTTTACCAAGAAGATACACTGGTACTTCTTTAAAATACCAAAGAAAAGTTTCTTCGGCTATCAAAAGAGCAAGACACCTTGCAATGATGCCTTACGTAGCTGACTTATTAAAGTAA
- a CDS encoding aldehyde dehydrogenase, with protein sequence MNYQDILHSQKEFFNTQKTKNVKFRKMYLEKLRDLIIQNENLLYEAIDKDFGKSQFETYVTEISFVLKDIDYYLKNLNSLSKPKKVTTNLANQIATSKIHSEPLGCTLIIGAWNYPYQLSLSPLIASIAAGNCCILKPSEIAENTMKVMAKIINENFPPEYIYAVEGGVDETTEILKLKFDKIFFTGSTKVGKIVYKAAAEHLTPVTLELGGKSPVIVTKEANIEVAAKRIVWGKFLNAGQTCVAPDYILVEESVKEQFLESLKKYIQEFKYESNSEQYTRIINKKNFERLIKLINPQKVYFGGNFNENNLHIEPAILDNVNWEDDVMQDEIFGPILPILSFTNFHHALNSVLELEKPLSAYIFTNNDEEKNLFTQKLSFGGGCINDVVMHLGNDNLPFGGVGNSGMGSYHGKFGFETFSHQKAILDRATWGEPDLKYPPYSENKIKWIKKLL encoded by the coding sequence ATGAATTACCAAGATATACTCCACTCCCAAAAGGAATTTTTCAACACGCAAAAAACGAAGAATGTAAAATTCAGAAAAATGTATCTCGAAAAGCTGAGAGATTTAATTATTCAGAATGAAAATTTACTCTACGAAGCAATTGATAAAGATTTTGGAAAATCTCAGTTTGAAACGTATGTTACCGAGATTTCATTTGTTTTAAAAGATATTGATTATTATCTGAAAAATTTAAACTCACTTTCAAAACCAAAGAAAGTCACAACCAATTTAGCCAATCAGATTGCTACCAGCAAAATCCATTCTGAACCTCTTGGCTGCACGTTAATCATCGGAGCCTGGAATTACCCTTATCAACTTTCTTTATCGCCATTAATAGCCTCAATTGCTGCCGGAAACTGTTGTATTCTAAAACCTAGTGAAATTGCCGAAAATACAATGAAAGTAATGGCAAAAATCATCAATGAAAATTTTCCACCAGAATACATTTACGCTGTTGAGGGAGGAGTTGATGAAACAACAGAAATTTTAAAATTAAAATTCGACAAAATATTTTTCACCGGAAGCACAAAGGTGGGTAAAATCGTCTACAAAGCTGCCGCAGAACATTTGACACCTGTAACGTTAGAATTAGGAGGAAAATCGCCAGTAATCGTTACAAAAGAAGCGAATATCGAAGTTGCAGCCAAGAGAATTGTCTGGGGGAAATTTTTAAATGCCGGACAAACATGCGTTGCGCCAGATTATATTCTAGTTGAAGAATCTGTGAAAGAGCAATTCTTAGAATCATTAAAAAAATACATTCAAGAATTCAAATATGAATCAAATTCCGAGCAATACACAAGAATTATCAATAAGAAAAATTTTGAAAGACTTATCAAATTAATCAATCCACAAAAAGTATACTTTGGAGGGAATTTTAATGAAAACAATCTTCACATCGAACCTGCCATTTTAGATAATGTCAATTGGGAAGATGATGTGATGCAGGACGAAATTTTCGGACCTATTTTACCAATACTTTCTTTTACAAATTTCCATCATGCTTTAAACTCAGTTTTGGAATTGGAAAAACCTTTGTCAGCCTACATTTTCACCAATAATGATGAAGAGAAAAATTTATTTACTCAAAAATTGTCTTTTGGTGGTGGCTGTATCAATGATGTGGTCATGCATTTAGGAAACGACAATCTTCCGTTTGGCGGAGTCGGAAATTCTGGAATGGGAAGCTATCACGGGAAATTTGGTTTTGAAACTTTTTCACATCAAAAAGCTATTTTGGATAGAGCAACTTGGGGTGAGCCAGATTTAAAATATCCACCCTATTCCGAGAATAAAATAAAGTGGATTAAGAAACTTTTATAA
- a CDS encoding chloride channel protein translates to MRKILSSIRKGLKKSFDNIRNEQLKHNLLQAIPFWIGSVITGFFAVMYAKIFAWGENLLHFILNWHDWMIFVIAPAGFVLSWWLVKEFAPYAKGSGIPQVMAAVELANPKEHKKIRSLLSLKIIVFKIISSVVLVIGGGAVGREGPTIQIAGSIFRKVNEYLPEWWPKISKKNMIMTGAAAGLAAAFNTPLGGIVFAVEELSKTHINYFKTALFTAVIIAGLTAQTLAGSYLYLGYPKTNDVSLMVMFPIILVGGVAGILASQLSVTMLKMNDWKKRKLKTDKANVLFLTGSALIIACISFFISREVLGSGKEIMERVLFTQDKHEDWYVPILRMLGPALSFTSGGAGGIFAPALTAGASIGSVISGAIRLTPNETNVVILAGMVAFLTGITRAPFTSAIIVLEMTDRHSLIFHLMLAGMVSSIASILVSRHSLYDVLKVNFLTEIRSKENETD, encoded by the coding sequence ATGCGTAAAATTTTGTCATCGATTCGCAAAGGTCTCAAAAAATCTTTCGACAACATCCGAAACGAACAGCTGAAACACAATTTGCTTCAAGCTATTCCCTTTTGGATTGGTTCGGTGATTACGGGCTTTTTTGCAGTAATGTATGCGAAAATATTTGCTTGGGGTGAAAATTTATTACACTTCATTCTCAACTGGCATGATTGGATGATTTTCGTTATTGCTCCGGCAGGTTTTGTGCTTTCGTGGTGGCTGGTAAAAGAATTTGCACCTTACGCAAAAGGCAGTGGAATTCCACAGGTGATGGCAGCTGTAGAATTGGCAAATCCGAAGGAACATAAAAAAATACGAAGTCTCTTAAGCTTAAAAATTATTGTTTTTAAAATAATTTCATCTGTTGTATTAGTTATTGGTGGCGGCGCAGTCGGTCGTGAAGGACCAACTATTCAAATTGCTGGTTCGATTTTTAGGAAAGTAAATGAATATCTTCCGGAATGGTGGCCAAAAATCTCAAAGAAAAACATGATTATGACTGGAGCCGCAGCCGGATTGGCAGCTGCTTTCAACACACCTCTTGGAGGAATTGTATTTGCAGTGGAGGAGCTTTCAAAAACGCATATCAATTACTTTAAAACAGCACTTTTCACGGCAGTTATTATTGCGGGTTTAACAGCACAGACCTTAGCAGGCTCTTATTTATATTTAGGATACCCTAAAACGAATGATGTTTCATTAATGGTGATGTTTCCCATTATTTTGGTGGGTGGAGTTGCAGGAATTTTGGCAAGTCAGCTTTCGGTAACCATGCTCAAAATGAATGACTGGAAAAAGAGAAAATTGAAAACAGATAAAGCCAATGTTCTATTTCTTACTGGTTCTGCTTTAATAATCGCTTGTATCTCTTTTTTTATCAGCCGAGAAGTTTTAGGTTCTGGAAAAGAAATCATGGAACGTGTCCTTTTCACTCAGGATAAGCATGAAGATTGGTATGTTCCTATTTTGAGAATGTTGGGTCCTGCCCTATCTTTCACTTCCGGCGGCGCAGGTGGAATTTTCGCTCCGGCTTTAACGGCTGGTGCAAGTATAGGATCGGTAATTTCTGGAGCAATTCGTTTAACACCAAATGAAACGAATGTTGTGATTCTTGCTGGGATGGTCGCTTTTTTAACAGGAATCACCAGAGCTCCATTTACTTCAGCAATCATTGTTTTAGAAATGACTGACAGACATTCTTTAATTTTTCACTTAATGTTGGCAGGGATGGTCTCTTCTATTGCTTCTATTTTAGTGAGCAGACATTCTTTGTATGATGTACTAAAAGTAAACTTTCTTACTGAAATTAGAAGTAAAGAAAATGAAACGGATTAG